One Phyllopteryx taeniolatus isolate TA_2022b chromosome 3, UOR_Ptae_1.2, whole genome shotgun sequence genomic window, tggacgCACACAATATCTATTTGAGGGACATGTTTATTCATCTCAAGCTGATGACACCCAGTCATTATTTGCGAAAATACAGTAGCTAGTTTGACAATTTGTTTAGACTTAAAGTGTAAAACTGACACgaaaaaaatatgtagaaaATGATTCCTATTcctaattaattaaattattgaaaaaaagtcactgtgCACAACACAGCGTGTTTGTGATCTGACGATGATGACAGCCAGCGATTATAATTGAACATTTTGTAATTAGTTGATCTACAAGAGCAAATGAGCCACTATGATACCGTTTTTGGCAACCACCCAGTAGAGCAGATGGTCCCCTTATCAGTTCAAAGTATTGATTGAAGCGTTTTCATTTTCAGGCAAACAGCAAGCTGGTATAACGCACAGATTTTTGGGTAATTGTTGAGTGTTTTATGTTTGCCAGGTAAATTCTGGCAAGACTCACAAACATCTCTCACAAAGATCTTCATTTCTCAGtggagatgtatcacttcaacatacttccttgacaccaattactactttcctattagctcAGTCACAAGAAGAAGTGAAATTGTGACTGGGGAACCGTAAATAGGTAGCGATTCACCGTATTTCATTCATATACTATGGGAAAAAAGTGGTTCCCCTATCGGCTTCCTATGTTCAACCTTTCATATTCGACTGTTTGTTGATCCTGAGGTAATGTAAATGAAATGAGACAACATTTCACTGTGCGTGTTCACTCTTTGACTGACAATGATCATCGTCTCGAGGTTTAGTGTACACAGAAACACACCTACTGGCATGCTTTTCCATGTGTGAAGTTTTAGGATGTCTGAGGCTATCAAGATCAGTGTCACCTCAAtgtgagtgaatgaatgaatgtgaatggCACCATTCATTCCAAGAGGAGGTAACAATACTTCTGAAGCACAAGGGGTGGCGACTTTGTTTCCTCTGTTTAATGTGTAACTCGCAAAACAGAGGGAGGGCGTAAAGACTCTAGAAGTACTGTACGGTACAGCAGAATTACTTAAAGCTAACAGCTGACGCAACCATTAAGAATGAATGGAGCCGCACTAGCAAGCTAGTTGGCTAAGTTAGCCACCTGTCACGCCCCGCTAGTAACTTAACAGAGGGTGGGCCATTTTCAAGAAGCTATTTTAATACATGAATGAGACACGgtcttgtttttatatttaaaaacaaacaaaccaaaaaaaaggcttGTTGAACTGACGCATGCGCACGTCACAGACATTCGATCCCTTTCCCTCTCACAACTGTTGACAAGTTCCTCAATGGCGTACGTTTTTAAAATGACGAATTACCTGGTTTTGAGGATTTATACCGCCGCGGTGCCTTTAAAAAGAAACTCTCTGCGGCATAGTTCCAATAGTGAGGGCTTCGTTGACAGAAGCCACTGATGCACTGAGGGAAGGGAAGATTGGCAAACCAGGCGGAGAGGAACTTGGCCgctcagccaatcagaagccgggATTGCCTCACGAGGTTTACCGTAACTAACAACATGCACAACGCTTTTTTAACCTCGCACATCATGACGCCACTCTACCGTAATTACTATAAAGCAGTGGTGGGCAAAGTACGAccctcattaaataattggttcattcggttattgcaaatatatatataaaaaaaagtcaaatgaagaaatattgAGACATGtaacagtttattttattaactaattggttaattaattagaATTGAATTAATGATAAATGATagaattaaaaatgagaatgaattagaAAATAAACTTTTGCAAATTTctaatagtaaataaataatttgtaaaacaagaatgttacatactgtatacattatCTTTTATTTTACTAACCAAATGGCTTATTAATTAATCTTACATTAATAAATAAGATTGAAACAAAGataagaataaaatattaaattatgaTACAATTGTTTTACTTCATCTATGAGTAAAACAAATTAGCACAATATTTTCCCGCCCCTCGTATCGAGAAAGATTGTATCATTTGACAGTACGTCTCTCAAAAAAAACTTAACACATACTAAACTTTCTTATGTTTGCCCAATTCCGTTTTAAATATTGCTactaaaaacaattcaaatcaagcattttttaaattaattttattatgttttccccacaaaagttgaaaaaaaactatccaTGCTTAGCATTTGAACCTCCCACCTTTACCAAAATGAAGTAGAAAAAGCCTGCAGAAAAGACACATCAAGTTAAACATATTCCTATACTGACAAAGCATGCAGATTGCGATTCAGAGGCTGCGTTTACATTCAGCAAGTTGGGACGCATTAAGGTGTACAGAGGCACGTATACGTGTGCAGCTGCATTTCTTCATTCACCAGAAATTGAGGTCAGTAACAATGTGTTCAATTTGTGTGAGAGAAGTTATTGCTGGTTTAGTGGaaactgtactgtaaataataataataataataataataataacaataataataatgtgctcATTGGATTGGAATAATCATTGAAATCAGTTAATTTTGTAGCACATCATATTAAACATCGCTGTTACAGATAGAATAAAAGCAAAATTTATAAATGTGGTTGTGAGTTTAAATGTGCTGTATGTCTACTGTGAATAGAACTTGAGTTAGTTTTTTGCAAATGCTCTCTTTTTTCCAGTTCTACATTGAATGCATGCGTTTGTGGACCAAAGTTACagtaaatcataataataataatacttattGCTTCCTTGTAGAAGAGCTAAAGCAACATCAAATGCAACTCATTTCAAGGGTTAGGCACAGGTCAGCACGATAAATAACCTTTTTGGATTTCAAAGGATTCATATTGTTCAAATGTGTTGATTGCATTAGAATTTGGGGGCTTACGTTagagtttgttgttttgtactcTCAAATGCAAAAACAGTCCCATAAAGAGCAATATTTGccatccataaaaaaaatttaaaaaaaagcattgcacattaaaaccaaaaccaagtcaatgcaaatgaacacaaaatgtgaGTCAAGAAATTTGTAAAAACCACACAACAGACACAAAATGTCCTGCAAATGTAAGCATGTGACAGGAGTTGTACATTTTATGCAAGCAAGCTTCATTTTCTTGTCCTATGGGACTCCTCGGTTAATACAGTCAGAGGAACCTCCCGTGtgtaaaaaagacattttggttaCAAATTGAGGGTCTGGGAATACTAAAACATAAACCAAACTATGAGAGCCATTATGTGTAGTTGTCTGGTGTCAAGTGCAGCGTATATTGGGACAGCAGCAGAGTTGAACCCAGAATCTACTCCACAATGCTGCACCCTTAACTTTGAAATCATACTTTTTTTATGTCACTGTGGTGAATAGAAACAGATAGAACTAAAGAAGCCAAGCTACCTCCACAGAGGAGGGCCACAGCCAAGATTTAAACCCAAAATCGGAGAACTTTGAGGCAGGCGTGCAAACCAAAATTCCACCATCCTGCCCCATTTAAAAACACGTAAAGGACTTTTACAGCCGATTCCCTTTAAAAAAGCAGGcgtgtcaaacttattttcgCTGCGGACCACACAGGAGTTATAGCCGTTATGGCTGAAAACTATAGaaatgtatacagtactgtaatcaCCTTATTCTATGATTACATATCCAAAATTGCCCCTGCATTGGACTGTTATCAAACGACTTCCAACAACAAATTGGATTTAAAAtcagaaatcatgaaaaatagtgGCAAGCAAATAATTTTGTACATTGTCCAGTTTATGTTAAAaagggatttggtgaaaaaaaatgcttgaacaaTGGCAGTATTTAAATTTCTTTCAGTACAGATTTTCTCCATAACGATGCGGGGTGTCAGATCTGGTCTGGTTTCGCACATATGATATACAGTGTAGCCTTATAACAGTGAACCCCAGTGTATCGCAGGGGGTACATTCCAGAACTGCCCACAAAAGgtgaatgtaaaaataaaaaattggggggggttacccctcccacacgctttaaacatgttaaaacacacttaaagtTATTAAAGCATACTTTATAAACACATTGTAGACGTATTTgaccaaacacaaaatgaaaatactgtacatacgtattgtagtgtctgtgtgttagaCACAcacatgtgcctttaagaggcggggcctggtgggggTGGAGTATAATGTCGGCAAGTCTGCGTCTCGGCGTGAGTTGTGTCCGACAGCAGCTCCTTCAagagtgtgctcattgtgttttatgttttactcGTATATGTAATctatttttcccattgaaatgaattgaaatgctactaatccattccagccccccaaaaaacatttgagagtttttaataaagaaaaactgcacttttttttttttttgcatgaaaccATAATAAAGACAGAATAAAAGTGaatgtaaagtgaaaaaaaactgttatttttaaagtgtcattactgtatgtactgtagtatttgtgcgccattatatcagcatcaccacactagtggtacactttcattgctcaatgactctccatacttgtgttttttatgtcctaaatttatattttgctgtaccggagacaaattccttgtgtgtcttgtaacgtacttggccaataaagctgattctgattcttctgATTACTCGGATGTGTGCCtctaaggggcgtggcctagtgggACATCAGGGGTTGGAGTCAATAAATAGCTGAAAGTGCAACGGTGAGTgtgcctctcttttttttattttgccacttaaaaagaagaaaacaatctcttaaaaaaaaaaagcatgcaatTGAGCAGGTTTCCAAATGATGAACTGCGGGGAACTCTGTATACTACGAAAGAgagtttaaaaagtaaaaaaaaaaaacttttgtgtgTAAAATCCTGCAGTGGTCTTTAAGTCTGCGGGGGTGGTGGTGTCCTGTGCTCAGGAGGTCTGGGCAACCTGCTGTTGATGTTCACCTGTTTGTTCTCCTCCCTCCGCCCTTTCCCGTCACCTTTCTCCTTATTCTGACGGCACAACTTCAACGCTCGGGATATGAACACATCCAAGTCGAAGACGCGTTCTTTCTGCTTGACAGGAAGTGACTCGTCGGGTCGGAAGTCAGAGGAGGAGGCAGTGGTGGTAGTGGGGAGAGCTGggggaggaagacgaggagagGTGGGAGAGGACGGGAGGAGGGAGCAGAGAGATGGAGGGGTGATGGGCGGAGAGGGACTGAGTCTGTCCTCGTCGGTGAAGTGATGAGGCTCCATGTTCGGGTAGTGGAAGACCGGAGTCGAGAGGTCCGTAGGGGAGAGCGGGAGAGGCGGAGAGCAGGTGTAGCAGGAGTGCCGCTCCAGAGATGGACTCGGACTGGGTGAGGACAGACGGGACTGGGTGCTCTCCACCCAGCGGAAGATCTCCTGAAATAAATCCCCCGTTCCTGCAACGCGGTCATCCGTGTTCAGCTCCCGCACGTCCTCCACGCTTCCACCAAGTGGCTGGATGGGCACCGGAGGGTTGCTGGTGTTGCGCTTCCAGTGAGACAGATCCAGAATGAGCCGTGGTTCCGAGTAGTGCTGAGGTTTGCCGTCCCGCCACGCGATCCTGTCCAGATAGGAGGGCGAGCCCACCTTGTAGTCGCACGAGCGGCCGCAGTCCAGGTCGCCGAACCCGAAACCACAGGCCCGGTCCAGAGAGGAGTGGGAGTTTTCCAGGTAGCGTTCGGCGGAGCTGCTGTGAGAATATTTACGTGGGTCCACCTTGAAGAAATGACAATaaatgggaaaaacaaaaaaagacagcaaagaAGTGAgttctttttgtttgatttatgtCCATTCTGAAGACTCGTTTCGGTAACCAAATATGACCCTAACGAGACGACGAGTGAACAAGTGATCGGTATGTAGGGTGGTCCTTTTATGAACCACACTGGGCAACAACAACACCCTAGGAACACACCCACCAAGGCATACATAGAGcgactttagagtcttcaatcaacctactacgcatgtttttgggatgtgggaggaaaccggagtgcccggagaaaacccacccaggcacggggagaacatgaaaactccacacaggcggggccgggatttgaacctcggtcctcagaactgtgaggcagattggctaacctgtcgtccaccgtgccggctcttaaaaatcaaatacGTACAAACATATAGTGTATATAAACAAGCAAATTTATAGATGCGCATCCCCTACCTGGGCCTCCTCTAGAAGTGAGTTGCAACTGGCTCTGGGGTCCCTCTGTACCTCCTCTTCCTCGGTGGTGTCTTCCATATCTGAGGTCATGTGACCAGAAGGCATGCATGCGCATCTCCCGCTTGACTGCTGCCAGCACACATCGGTTGCCAAGCTGTACATGCAcagaatgggaaaaaagaaatacatttttttttttttttttaattgtttagaaTGTGAGGTTAATATGGGGGGGTTACCTGTCCCAGTGGATGCTGGAGGCCCGGCTCAGACTGTTGCTGAGGCTTTGCCCCGCGACGAGGCTGTCATCCAGTTCGTCCTCGATGCGGAAGGGGTGGGACGAGGTGGGCTCGTCCTCGGGACACGAGTACTGGCGAAGGAAGGAGTGGGACAGCGCCGCCTCGGCCGTCAGACGGTCCATGGGGTTGAACGTCAGGATGTGCTCCAGGAAGTCCACAGCTGGCAGGAAAAGGATGACCAATGTCAAGTCAAGTCTATTTTATCCATATGGCACCAATTCACAACACAGGTTATCTCAAGAGACTTTGAGTGTGCCGCATTTAAAgggagccatgagtctttttgggaatgacgcAACAagtggtggatgactggttagtgcatctgcctcacagttctgaggaccggggttcaatccccggccccgcctgtgtggagtttgcatgttctccccgagcctgcgtgggttttctccgggcccttcggtttcctcccacatcccaaaaacatgcagggtaggttaattgacaactctaaattgcccgtaggttgaatgtgtgtgcgaatggttgtttgtttctaggtgccctgtgattggctggcaaccagttcagggtgttccccgcctcttgcctgatgacagctgggataggctaccgcgacgcttgtgaggataagcggctcagaaaatggatggatggatggatttggggatcatctgccattcctcctcgcagatcctctccagttctgtcaggttggatggtgaacgttggtgggcagccattttcaggtctttccagagatgctcaattgggtttaagtcagggctgtggctgggccattcaagaacagtcagggagttgttctgaagtcactccttcattattttagctgtgcgcttagggtcattgccttgttggacggtgaacctttggcccagtctgaggttctgagcactctggatatatatatatatatatatatgttgttgttttttttgtattatgaatttattttctttactttcAGGAGAGCTAAGCTAACGTCCGCTATGTTTAGGGAGACTGGTCGCTCAAATGTGTCTGCTCACCTTCGGCATTAACTTCCGGCAACAGCACAGAAAACGGCTTCTTGACTTTCCAGCCGTGGTTAATATACGAAGGCATCACCTAGACAgtaaaacaggacaaaaaaaatacagtaagatCATCACTGTATGGTAATTATTATACTGTTGTATATAATGTGCTGGTCAAGAATGGGAGTAACCACCTGTAGCAAGTCCTGTCTGTCCTCATCTTTGATTACCGGCACAGTGTCAAGAATCAGCTGCATCTGCTCCAGCTCGTGAGCTCCTGTGATGGGAAGAGTAACCAATTGCAGCATAGCAAAGGACGGACCAGTTAGgactaatattaaaaataatattccaACTTTCTTCTTGTAATGTTCCAGCATTTCCCTTGGATTGTTCCAacgttttttcttgtaatattcacAAAATTGTCTTGCAAAGTTTTAGCATTTTTCTTTCTCCTTATAATGTTCCAACTGTCAACTTTGTTTCCCCTGTAATATTCTGACTTCTataatatttaatttgtttccttgaaatattaattattttctcCTACAGCGCTTTACCTACACATTTCGCTTGTAATACTACATTTTACGTCTTTTTTGTAATTGTCCATTTTTATACAATATTCCAACATTTGTATTGAAATGCGCCATATTTGTTGTTGCAATATTTTAACCTTCTACTAATAATAaacttaataataaataataaaaataaacgtaAAAAcccgatcccccccccccccccccttgtaaTATTCcgattttcttgtaatattccaactttttactttgtaatatttccatattttccaACCAAATGTTCAAACAAGTTTCTGGTAATATTTTGATTTATCTCTGGAAATAATCTTGCagttgtacctaataaagtgtctgcTGGTTGTATTTTGCAGCATAGCTGGCTGGTTTTCGACAGTAGATTTATTGTAGGGACGTCTTCACACCAGCAGAGAGTGCTATACCAAAACATTAGCCGCCGGGTACCGTTTACTTAATGCATTATTAcactcacattattattatcagcatTTGTGTGTTGAATATTTTGCGGATTTTTTCAAAACTAGCAGTATGTTTCTTACCCACATTATGGGTAAACACCGCCAGTGTATTATAAAGAAAGTGCACTGGGTTCCCTGtggtaaatattaataatagcaataaaaaGCGATTGTTCAGCTGCTTTGTGGACTGTGGTGTTcaggtgaaaaacaaaaactgtcgGTGTGACTGGAACAGTGAAGTGCCTCTTGTGCCCCGGTGTTGTCTAGCAGGCCGGTGGAGGTCAAATAAGATAGAGGAGGAACAACACATGCAGACTTACTCTGGAATCATTTGGTATTCTGCTCAGGCAATCACCGAGACTGCACAGAGAACATTGACTGTCTTCCTTTCAGGACCGAAAATCTCTCAACAGACGCGCCTTGTGTAATGTCATGTTGAATTATGGATGTGGGATTCATCGAATAAAGGAAATGGCTTGCTCTTAGGGCTTTTTAAAATTCCACTACCAATCTTATGAATTGGAAATGAGCATTAGTGCcagactggaaaaaaacaaaaagtactgaCAGTTAAGTCTCGTGGTTTGCATATTcttatgcctcacagttctaaggttcagGGTCCGAATCCtagctcaggccttcctgtgtgaagacCGCATCTAACCTTTGGCGCAGCTAGTCTAATGCGATTtgggtgaatttgatcggggcacaAGCAGCCGGATACGAGAGCTCCGATGACAGACATATTTCATTCTTAAATATGTGAAGAACAGGCAtcgaaccctctgaatcattgaaGAAATCATTTCATTCAACACGATATTATtactatcatcatcatcatcattattatgttttaaatcaaggggtgtcaaactttttttttgtcacgggccacatcatagttatggcTTCTCTCTtatataattacaaatatatacaacaaattgatggataactagttttgataTCAGAagtcactaaaaaaaataattgttcagctgttattaaattttttggggaaaaaaaaagtgattggtatcagaaaatgcttgcaatatctcaacgttattacaaGTGAAGACACTGCAGATTTTGGTATTTTCGCaagaaac contains:
- the mapk4 gene encoding mitogen-activated protein kinase 4 isoform X2 codes for the protein MARQETLHFLHHFDLSGHFVDVRPLGAGGTGLVLSAVDQRTGRRVAIKKLATRDAVTVKHALREVKITRRLHHENVVRVHEVLAPHGRPSTRDPAQLGALYVIQECMETDLARLLEQGALSTGHATLLFYQLLRGLKFIHSSNVLHRDLKPANIFINTDQLLLKIGDFGLARIVDPHYSHKGYLSEGLVTKWYCSPRLLLSPNNYTKAIDMWAAGCVLAEMLTGRMLFAGAHELEQMQLILDTVPVIKDEDRQDLLQVMPSYINHGWKVKKPFSVLLPEVNAEAVDFLEHILTFNPMDRLTAEAALSHSFLRQYSCPEDEPTSSHPFRIEDELDDSLVAGQSLSNSLSRASSIHWDSLATDVCWQQSSGRCACMPSGHMTSDMEDTTEEEEVQRDPRASCNSLLEEAQVDPRKYSHSSSAERYLENSHSSLDRACGFGFGDLDCGRSCDYKVGSPSYLDRIAWRDGKPQHYSEPRLILDLSHWKRNTSNPPVPIQPLGGSVEDVRELNTDDRVAGTGDLFQEIFRWVESTQSRLSSPSPSPSLERHSCYTCSPPLPLSPTDLSTPVFHYPNMEPHHFTDEDRLSPSPPITPPSLCSLLPSSPTSPRLPPPALPTTTTASSSDFRPDESLPVKQKERVFDLDVFISRALKLCRQNKEKGDGKGRREENKQVNINSRLPRPPEHRTPPPPQT
- the mapk4 gene encoding mitogen-activated protein kinase 4 isoform X1; its protein translation is MARQETLHFLHHFDLSGHFVDVRPLGAGGTGLVLSAVDQRTGRRVAIKKLATRDAVTVKHALREVKITRRLHHENVVRVHEVLAPHGRPSTRDPAQLGALYVIQECMETDLARLLEQGALSTGHATLLFYQLLRGLKFIHSSNVLHRDLKPANIFINTDQLLLKIGDFGLARIVDPHYSHKFSAPVSNQPHHHRYLSLPLPGNPHQSIAASPSDTTAHRTQGYLSEGLVTKWYCSPRLLLSPNNYTKAIDMWAAGCVLAEMLTGRMLFAGAHELEQMQLILDTVPVIKDEDRQDLLQVMPSYINHGWKVKKPFSVLLPEVNAEAVDFLEHILTFNPMDRLTAEAALSHSFLRQYSCPEDEPTSSHPFRIEDELDDSLVAGQSLSNSLSRASSIHWDSLATDVCWQQSSGRCACMPSGHMTSDMEDTTEEEEVQRDPRASCNSLLEEAQVDPRKYSHSSSAERYLENSHSSLDRACGFGFGDLDCGRSCDYKVGSPSYLDRIAWRDGKPQHYSEPRLILDLSHWKRNTSNPPVPIQPLGGSVEDVRELNTDDRVAGTGDLFQEIFRWVESTQSRLSSPSPSPSLERHSCYTCSPPLPLSPTDLSTPVFHYPNMEPHHFTDEDRLSPSPPITPPSLCSLLPSSPTSPRLPPPALPTTTTASSSDFRPDESLPVKQKERVFDLDVFISRALKLCRQNKEKGDGKGRREENKQVNINSRLPRPPEHRTPPPPQT
- the mapk4 gene encoding mitogen-activated protein kinase 4 isoform X3, producing the protein MRSWRPTDGHRPGTRPSSAPCTSSRSAWRRIWLGCWSKERCRQLLRGLKFIHSSNVLHRDLKPANIFINTDQLLLKIGDFGLARIVDPHYSHKFSAPVSNQPHHHRYLSLPLPGNPHQSIAASPSDTTAHRTQGYLSEGLVTKWYCSPRLLLSPNNYTKAIDMWAAGCVLAEMLTGRMLFAGAHELEQMQLILDTVPVIKDEDRQDLLQVMPSYINHGWKVKKPFSVLLPEVNAEAVDFLEHILTFNPMDRLTAEAALSHSFLRQYSCPEDEPTSSHPFRIEDELDDSLVAGQSLSNSLSRASSIHWDSLATDVCWQQSSGRCACMPSGHMTSDMEDTTEEEEVQRDPRASCNSLLEEAQVDPRKYSHSSSAERYLENSHSSLDRACGFGFGDLDCGRSCDYKVGSPSYLDRIAWRDGKPQHYSEPRLILDLSHWKRNTSNPPVPIQPLGGSVEDVRELNTDDRVAGTGDLFQEIFRWVESTQSRLSSPSPSPSLERHSCYTCSPPLPLSPTDLSTPVFHYPNMEPHHFTDEDRLSPSPPITPPSLCSLLPSSPTSPRLPPPALPTTTTASSSDFRPDESLPVKQKERVFDLDVFISRALKLCRQNKEKGDGKGRREENKQVNINSRLPRPPEHRTPPPPQT
- the mapk4 gene encoding mitogen-activated protein kinase 4 isoform X4 — its product is MSEFCTRIHASCVSFYANCSRTNSFIIKMKNMSYTALQFVAWRALCVLSLSPLPSQFSAPVSNQPHHHRYLSLPLPGNPHQSIAASPSDTTAHRTQGYLSEGLVTKWYCSPRLLLSPNNYTKAIDMWAAGCVLAEMLTGRMLFAGAHELEQMQLILDTVPVIKDEDRQDLLQVMPSYINHGWKVKKPFSVLLPEVNAEAVDFLEHILTFNPMDRLTAEAALSHSFLRQYSCPEDEPTSSHPFRIEDELDDSLVAGQSLSNSLSRASSIHWDSLATDVCWQQSSGRCACMPSGHMTSDMEDTTEEEEVQRDPRASCNSLLEEAQVDPRKYSHSSSAERYLENSHSSLDRACGFGFGDLDCGRSCDYKVGSPSYLDRIAWRDGKPQHYSEPRLILDLSHWKRNTSNPPVPIQPLGGSVEDVRELNTDDRVAGTGDLFQEIFRWVESTQSRLSSPSPSPSLERHSCYTCSPPLPLSPTDLSTPVFHYPNMEPHHFTDEDRLSPSPPITPPSLCSLLPSSPTSPRLPPPALPTTTTASSSDFRPDESLPVKQKERVFDLDVFISRALKLCRQNKEKGDGKGRREENKQVNINSRLPRPPEHRTPPPPQT